The following proteins are co-located in the Halorussus caseinilyticus genome:
- a CDS encoding FAD-binding and (Fe-S)-binding domain-containing protein, translated as MSSPPADASDFEDYRESLGIDAPDDPAHADLAADLRRACEGEVRFDEYSQILYATDGSIYEARPAGVVFPTGAGDVQAAVAVAADHDAPVLPRGAGSSLAGQSVGPECIVLDLSRHLDGILDVDPEAKRATVQPGVVQDHLDAHLEEWGLKFAPDPASSNRATVGGGIGNNSTGAHSVRYGITDAYVEECEAVLADGSRIRAREVELDGPEWDEIVGDDGREADLYRTVRGLVEDNAEEIEAKYPNLKRSVSGYNLHECVYVNENGNECVNLAKLFVGAEGTLGVVTEATLSLVSKPDRTAVALYCFPDLLSAMEAVPVALDYDPSAVELMDEEVFRLARDSAEYAEYADPIPDDAAAALMLEFDSEVRDDLADAIAETNAEFVRAGTAFDVLEAYDTDAQAKLWKLRKAAIPLLMSMEGDPKPYPFIEDASVPPAELAEYVQGFEGVLEAHDTSAAYFAHAGSGTLHVRPILNLKESKGVEKMQSIAEDVTSLVSDHRGSFSGEHGDGLARTQFNPKLYGPELWDAFKELKTAFDPDWRMNPGKVVFREDDPTDMRENLRYGPAYSSLEPATTQDFADEGGFSHLVELCNGCGTCRQTDSEVMCPSYRGMDDEMATTRGRANMLRAAISGELPPEEMYTERFQKEVLDLCLGCKGCQSDCPTGVDLAKLKAEVKHRYHRREGAGLRERLFAEADRLAAVGSALAPVSNWLADLPGAGLLAEKTLGVARERDFPEFAGQSFAAWFEARGGPRIPESGAADRVLLVPDAYTNYVYPETGRAAVQVLEAAGVHVRVPDADPSGRPSYSEGFLDAARSRAASNVARFAPRVRDDWSVVYPEPSDAAMVRDEYRDLLPDSAGADRLAANAYGVCEYLDLTRADDAVDFDAPDQRLAYHGHCNQKALGTDDHAAAVLSRAGYEVATLDSGCCGMAGSFGYHAEHYDLSQSIGDILRDQIAQVDADEVVAPGASCRSQLEAERPAHPVEKLARALPTE; from the coding sequence ATGTCTTCTCCCCCCGCAGACGCTTCCGACTTCGAGGACTACCGGGAGTCGCTCGGTATCGACGCGCCGGACGACCCGGCCCACGCCGACCTCGCGGCCGACCTCCGGCGGGCGTGCGAGGGCGAAGTCCGGTTCGACGAGTACAGCCAGATTCTGTACGCGACCGACGGGAGCATCTACGAGGCCCGTCCCGCGGGCGTCGTCTTCCCGACCGGCGCGGGAGACGTGCAGGCCGCGGTAGCGGTCGCCGCCGACCACGACGCGCCGGTCCTGCCCCGCGGGGCGGGGTCGTCGCTCGCGGGCCAGTCGGTCGGACCGGAGTGCATCGTCCTCGACCTGTCGCGCCATTTGGACGGGATTCTCGACGTGGACCCCGAGGCGAAGCGCGCGACGGTCCAACCCGGCGTCGTGCAGGACCACTTGGACGCCCACCTCGAAGAGTGGGGGCTGAAGTTCGCGCCCGACCCCGCGTCCTCGAACCGCGCGACGGTCGGGGGCGGCATCGGCAACAACTCGACGGGCGCGCACTCGGTCCGGTACGGCATCACCGACGCCTACGTCGAGGAGTGCGAGGCGGTCCTCGCCGACGGAAGTCGGATTCGCGCCCGCGAGGTCGAACTCGACGGTCCCGAGTGGGACGAGATTGTCGGGGACGACGGCCGGGAGGCCGACCTTTACCGGACGGTCCGCGGACTGGTCGAGGACAACGCCGAGGAAATCGAAGCCAAGTACCCGAACCTCAAGCGGTCGGTGTCGGGCTACAACCTCCACGAGTGCGTTTACGTAAACGAAAACGGCAACGAATGCGTAAATCTCGCTAAGCTGTTCGTCGGCGCGGAGGGGACGCTCGGCGTCGTGACCGAGGCGACCCTCTCGCTGGTGTCGAAACCCGACCGGACCGCGGTGGCGCTCTACTGCTTTCCGGACCTGCTGTCGGCGATGGAGGCGGTGCCGGTGGCGCTCGACTACGACCCGAGCGCGGTCGAACTCATGGACGAGGAGGTCTTCCGGTTGGCCCGCGACTCGGCCGAGTACGCCGAGTACGCCGACCCGATTCCCGACGACGCCGCGGCCGCGCTGATGCTGGAGTTCGACTCGGAGGTCCGCGACGACTTGGCCGACGCGATTGCCGAGACCAACGCCGAGTTCGTCCGCGCGGGCACGGCGTTCGACGTGCTGGAGGCCTACGACACCGACGCGCAGGCGAAGCTCTGGAAACTCCGGAAGGCCGCGATTCCGCTGTTGATGAGCATGGAGGGCGACCCCAAGCCCTACCCCTTCATCGAGGACGCCTCGGTTCCCCCCGCGGAACTCGCCGAGTACGTGCAGGGGTTCGAGGGGGTTCTGGAGGCCCACGACACCTCGGCGGCGTACTTCGCTCACGCCGGGAGCGGCACCCTCCACGTCAGGCCGATTTTGAACCTCAAAGAGTCGAAAGGCGTCGAGAAGATGCAGTCCATCGCCGAGGACGTGACCTCGCTGGTGTCGGACCACCGCGGGTCGTTCTCGGGCGAACACGGCGACGGACTCGCTCGGACCCAGTTCAACCCGAAGCTCTACGGTCCCGAGTTGTGGGACGCCTTCAAGGAACTCAAGACCGCGTTCGACCCCGACTGGCGGATGAACCCCGGGAAGGTCGTCTTCCGCGAGGACGACCCCACGGACATGCGCGAGAACCTGCGCTACGGCCCGGCCTACTCGTCGCTCGAACCCGCGACCACGCAGGACTTCGCCGACGAGGGCGGCTTCTCGCACCTCGTGGAACTCTGCAACGGGTGCGGCACCTGCCGCCAGACCGACTCGGAGGTGATGTGTCCGTCCTACCGGGGGATGGACGACGAGATGGCGACGACGCGGGGCCGGGCGAACATGCTCCGGGCCGCGATTTCGGGCGAACTCCCTCCCGAGGAGATGTACACCGAGCGGTTCCAGAAGGAGGTGCTGGACCTCTGTCTCGGATGCAAGGGGTGTCAGAGCGACTGCCCGACCGGGGTGGACCTCGCCAAACTCAAGGCCGAGGTCAAGCACCGCTACCACCGGCGAGAGGGCGCTGGCCTGCGCGAACGCCTCTTCGCCGAGGCGGACCGCCTCGCGGCGGTGGGGTCCGCGCTCGCGCCAGTCTCGAACTGGCTGGCGGACCTCCCCGGTGCGGGCCTGCTGGCCGAGAAGACGCTCGGGGTCGCGCGCGAACGCGACTTCCCGGAGTTCGCGGGCCAGTCGTTCGCGGCGTGGTTCGAGGCCCGCGGCGGCCCCCGGATTCCCGAATCCGGGGCCGCCGACAGGGTACTGCTCGTTCCGGACGCCTACACCAACTACGTCTACCCCGAGACTGGCCGGGCCGCGGTGCAGGTCCTCGAAGCGGCGGGCGTCCACGTCCGGGTGCCCGACGCCGACCCGAGCGGACGCCCGTCCTACTCCGAGGGCTTTCTCGACGCGGCGCGTTCGCGCGCCGCGTCGAACGTCGCCCGGTTCGCGCCGCGGGTCCGCGACGACTGGTCGGTCGTCTACCCGGAACCCTCCGACGCCGCGATGGTCCGTGACGAGTACCGGGACCTTCTTCCGGACTCGGCGGGGGCCGACCGCCTCGCGGCGAACGCCTACGGCGTCTGCGAGTACCTCGACCTGACGCGGGCCGACGACGCGGTGGACTTCGACGCGCCCGACCAGCGACTCGCGTACCACGGCCACTGCAACCAGAAGGCGCTGGGCACCGACGACCACGCCGCGGCGGTCCTCTCGCGGGCGGGCTACGAGGTGGCCACCCTCGACTCGGGGTGTTGCGGCATGGCCGGTAGCTTCGGCTACCACGCCGAACACTACGACCTCTCCCAGTCCATCGGCGACATCCTCCGGGACCAAATCGCGCAAGTGGACGCCGACGAGGTGGTCGCGCCCGGCGCGTCCTGCCGGTCGCAACTGGAGGCCGAGCGACCCGCCCATCCGGTCGAGAAACTGGCCCGTGCGCTCCCGACTGAGTGA
- a CDS encoding threonine synthase yields MIDSAPPLTCYRCGATAAFPDRKRCACGEPLWFDTEGAAADFAWPDSGTGVWRYADLLPVGSRARSDSRATESASASERESADPRAPAGVGAAAGATPLVRVPTLDADAGCRLWVKDESENPTGSFKDRGSAVGAAWAASAGREWIGTVSHGNMAMSVAANAAGVADGPNAVVLVPDDISGERLAAIARYDPTVLRVAGDYGRLYRETLASDAPVEFVNSDTPLRVAGQKTTALEVCEAFASGAATEKEAETTAEARDPSGRAPDAIVLPVSSGGHASATWKALRELQAANLLADDLPRLYFVQTAACDPIAAAFREGADEVTPDGDPGDTAAYSIANADPPSGTRTLAAARATGGAVLSVPDDEILDAKATLARQAGFCVEPASATTLAGIRRLSSSGDLSADDEVVAVLTGTGFRELDADGPNPDTVSLGDLSGRLRDLTG; encoded by the coding sequence ATGATTGACTCCGCTCCGCCGCTGACCTGCTACCGGTGCGGCGCGACGGCCGCGTTCCCCGACCGCAAGCGGTGCGCGTGCGGCGAACCCCTCTGGTTCGATACGGAGGGCGCGGCGGCCGACTTCGCGTGGCCCGACTCGGGAACCGGCGTCTGGCGCTACGCCGACCTCCTTCCGGTCGGGTCGCGCGCTCGTTCGGACTCGCGCGCGACCGAGAGCGCGAGCGCAAGCGAGCGCGAGAGCGCAGACCCGCGAGCGCCCGCGGGCGTCGGCGCGGCCGCGGGCGCGACCCCGCTCGTCCGGGTCCCGACCCTCGACGCCGACGCGGGGTGCCGACTCTGGGTGAAAGACGAGAGCGAGAACCCGACGGGAAGTTTCAAGGACCGCGGGAGCGCGGTCGGCGCGGCGTGGGCCGCCAGTGCGGGCCGCGAGTGGATTGGAACCGTCTCGCACGGGAACATGGCGATGAGCGTCGCCGCCAACGCCGCCGGGGTCGCCGACGGCCCGAACGCCGTCGTGTTGGTGCCCGACGACATCTCCGGCGAGCGACTCGCGGCCATCGCCCGGTACGACCCCACCGTCCTCCGGGTCGCGGGCGACTACGGCCGACTCTACCGCGAGACGCTCGCGTCCGACGCGCCGGTCGAGTTCGTCAACTCCGACACGCCGCTCCGAGTCGCGGGCCAGAAGACCACGGCGCTGGAGGTCTGTGAGGCGTTCGCGTCGGGGGCCGCGACCGAGAAGGAAGCGGAGACCACGGCCGAGGCGCGCGACCCGTCGGGTCGCGCGCCGGACGCAATCGTCCTCCCGGTCAGTAGCGGCGGCCACGCCAGCGCGACGTGGAAGGCCCTGCGCGAGTTGCAGGCCGCAAACCTGCTCGCCGACGACCTGCCGCGACTCTACTTCGTGCAGACGGCGGCCTGCGACCCCATCGCGGCGGCCTTCCGCGAGGGCGCTGACGAGGTGACACCCGACGGCGACCCCGGAGACACCGCGGCTTACTCCATCGCCAACGCCGACCCGCCGAGCGGAACCCGGACGCTCGCGGCGGCGCGCGCGACCGGCGGCGCGGTCCTGTCGGTCCCCGACGACGAGATTCTGGACGCGAAGGCCACCCTCGCACGCCAAGCGGGGTTCTGCGTCGAACCGGCCTCGGCGACCACGCTCGCGGGGATTCGGCGACTCTCGTCGTCGGGCGACCTCTCGGCGGACGACGAGGTAGTCGCGGT
- a CDS encoding DUF7521 family protein, translating to MQPMEVAYVVLSLALVVAGLTLVGLAGRAYLETRSRSMFLLAVGFSVVVAAAVATTFSAFFTGFSRSRLLLTINYAVTTIGYAFIVTSVRAQ from the coding sequence ATGCAACCGATGGAAGTTGCCTACGTCGTCTTGAGCCTCGCCCTCGTAGTCGCCGGTCTCACTCTCGTCGGTCTCGCGGGCCGCGCGTACCTCGAAACCAGAAGTCGGTCGATGTTCCTGCTCGCCGTCGGGTTCTCGGTGGTGGTCGCCGCGGCGGTGGCGACCACCTTCAGCGCCTTCTTCACCGGGTTCTCGCGGAGCAGACTCCTGTTGACAATCAACTACGCGGTCACGACGATTGGCTACGCCTTCATCGTGACCAGCGTCCGAGCGCAGTAG
- a CDS encoding HpcH/HpaI aldolase family protein, with protein sequence MTDTPEFKRRLRDGGSVVGHWLSIGHPAVAEICARDADFAVVDTEHAPTDLESVANVARAVESAGDAAALARVADDDPVRIKRVLDTGVSGVLVPMVESADEARRVVEAVRYPPEGIRGIAGSRANDYGRDLAEQVERAGADLVTIVQVETERAVENAREIAAVEGIDALLVGPADLSGSLGVFGEYDADEFREAVESVLDAARASNTPVGTLATTDDEIRRWVDYGYDYQLVGVDAGYLASGVERARSAYDEATDD encoded by the coding sequence ATGACCGACACCCCGGAGTTCAAGCGACGGCTTCGAGACGGCGGCTCGGTCGTGGGCCACTGGCTCTCCATCGGCCACCCCGCAGTCGCCGAAATCTGCGCCCGCGACGCCGACTTCGCGGTCGTAGACACCGAACACGCGCCGACAGACCTCGAAAGCGTGGCGAACGTCGCCCGAGCAGTCGAGTCCGCAGGGGACGCCGCCGCGCTCGCTCGCGTGGCCGACGACGACCCCGTGCGAATCAAGCGCGTGCTGGACACCGGCGTTTCCGGTGTCTTGGTGCCGATGGTCGAATCGGCGGACGAGGCCCGGCGAGTCGTCGAAGCCGTGCGCTACCCGCCCGAGGGAATCCGAGGAATCGCGGGGTCGCGGGCCAACGACTACGGCCGGGACCTCGCCGAACAGGTCGAACGCGCGGGCGCGGACCTCGTGACGATAGTGCAGGTCGAGACCGAGCGCGCGGTCGAGAACGCCCGCGAAATCGCCGCGGTCGAAGGTATCGACGCTCTGCTCGTCGGTCCCGCAGACCTCTCGGGGTCGCTGGGCGTCTTCGGCGAGTACGACGCCGACGAGTTCCGCGAGGCGGTCGAGTCGGTCCTCGACGCGGCCCGCGCGTCCAACACCCCGGTCGGGACGCTGGCGACCACCGACGACGAGATTCGCCGGTGGGTCGACTACGGTTACGACTACCAACTCGTCGGCGTGGACGCTGGCTACCTAGCCTCGGGGGTCGAACGCGCCCGGAGCGCCTACGACGAAGCGACGGATGATTGA